The Thermomonospora curvata DSM 43183 DNA segment GCGCTGGCCCGCGAGCACAACGACGCCAATGTGATCAGCATCGGCGCCCGCCAGCACGACCTGGCCACCGCCACCCGGTTCGTGGAGGTGTTCCTCAACACGCCCTACTCCAAGGAGGAGCGGCACACCCGCCGGATCGGCATGATCGGCTCTTATGAGACCACCGGCGAGCTGCCCCCGCTGCCCTAGCGGGCGCTAGCGCCGGTGGGCGCCGCGCTTGCCGAGCCGCCGCCGCTCGTTCTTGGAAAGCTCCCCCCGGGATCCGGCGGGCCGTGACGCTTCGGGCGCCTGCGGTGCGGGCCGTGCGTCCTCGGGGCGGGGACGGGAGACGTCCCTGGCCCGCATCGCCGCATCCAAAGTGATCCGCATTCCCGGCTGGGACATCGCCTCACCTCCGCCGTCCATCCTGCCCGCCGCCGCGGCCGTGCGACAGTGCCGGGCGGCCCCCACAGGGATGTTTACTCGGGGTTGCAAAAGCGCTACAAAAGGTCAACCCTGGCGCGGATTGGAGGCGTGAGCGGCGGTCGCTCAGTACAGTGCCTGAGATGTTGCAACGTCTGGTCCACCTGCTGCCGCCGAGGGTGCGCGCGTTCCTGCGCCGCATCCCCGTGCTGGTGCGGCTGTACCAGTGGCTCAGGCGTGGCGGGCTGACCCGCGATCGTTACATATTCGCCGCACTGGCCCTGGTGGCGGTCTGCCTGGGCCTGAGCGCCACCTGGTCGGAGGCGTGGGCGCCGGCCGGCGGGCTGGTGCTGACCGTGCTGGCCGGCGGGCTGCTGCTGAAGGTGCGCAGCCTGGGAGTGCTGCTGGGCGTGGTCGCCGTGATGCTCGGCTACGACATGTGGCGGCTGGGCATGGCCACGGTCGGGCCGGGCATGGTCGCCACCTTGGTCATCACGGCGGTGCTGGCCCTCAGCCTGGCCCGCACCCGCCAGCAGCTGGGCGTCCAGGGGCTGCGCGGCGAGTACATGCTGCTGGAGCTGCGCGACCGGCTGCGCAAGCAGGGGGAGATGCCGCCGCTGCCGGCCGGCTGGGGCGCGCAGGTGGTGCTGCTGCAGGCCGGCGGGTCCTCCTTCGGCGGCGACTTCGTGGTCTCCGCCTGCGACGGCAAGACGTTGGAGGTCGCGCTGGTGGACGTCTCCGGCAAGGGCGTGGACGCCGGGACGCGGGCGCTGATGCTGTCGGGGGCCTTCGGCGGGCTCCTTGGATCGGTCCAGCCGGACCGTTTCCTGTCCTCCTGCAACGACTACCTGCACCGCCAGCACTGGGACGAGGGCTTCGTGACCGCGGTGCACCTGGTGCTGGACCTGACGACCGGCGAGTACGCGGTGGAGTCCGCCGGGCATCCGCCGACCGCCCAGTTCGACTCCACCGTGGGCACCTGGCAGGTCAGCTCGGCCCGCGGCATGGTGCTGGGAGTGGTCCCCGAGCTGCGCTGTGAGGCCGAGCGGGGGACGCTGCGCTCGGGGGACGCGCTGCTGCTGTACACCGACGGCCTGGTCGAGGCGCCCGGCCAGGACCTGGACACCGGGATCGGCCGGCTGCTGACCGAGGCCGAGCGGCTGGTGCCGCAGGGCTTCGGCGAGGGCGCCAAGGAGCTGGTGGAGACCATGGCCGCCACCCGCGACGACGACTGCGCCCTGGTGCTCATCTGGCGCCGCTGAGTTCGCCCCGAACCCTCCGGCGATAAGAAACGTGAACGTCACCTCGATGTAGCACCGAATGAACCCGGGCACGGCACAGTAAAGACAGGTCGCCGGGCCGGACCTCCTCTCCGGAGGGGAACGGTACGGGGCCGTGCCGCAGGGACCGGCCGGGTTCGCCGTCGTACGGGATCCTCCTCGACGGGCGAGGGCGAACGGCCGACAGCGGCACGGTGGATCACCGCCTGTGCGGACGGAGCCCCAGGGGTGGGAGGTTCCGTCCGCACAGACGTGTGTCGGGGGACCGGCCCGGCAGCCGCACACCCAGGGATTTGGGGTGTTTTGTCCTAAAGAGCGGAGATCTTCGGTCCCTGATTCATGATCGCAGGTTTCACCGGGCAATGCCTCGGTTACAACCAGTCCCGCTGATCCTTTGTAATCTCCAACCTTCTGAACCCCCCGCTAGGCGACATGGTCATCGGCGAGGGGACGGACGACAGGTGGCGAAAGGCGAGCGGCGGCGACGGGCCTCTCGACGGTCGGTCCAGTGGCGGCTTACCTTCATCGCCACGGCGATCGTAGGTCTGATCATCACCGTGGGGGTACTGGCCCTCTTCCAGGTGATGCACTCCATGGCGCTGCGGGACCTGGAAGAACGCGGCGCCATGGCGGTCCAGCGGATGGCCCAGGACATCGAGCGCTCCGGTATGGCCGGCGCGGTGCGCACCCAGGTGCCCCCCTTCTACCTGCTCCAGGTGGTCGACGCCCAGGGCCGGGTGATCGCCGCCGGCCGGGACCTGGAGGGCCGTCCGCCGATGGACGACCTGCGCCCTGAACGCAGCGGGCAGGTGGCATACCGGATCACCGAGGTGCCGGGGCAGGAGAGCCCGGTCTTCCTGGCCGCGCAGCGCCTCGACGCCCCCGACGGCGTCCGCTACCTGCTGGCCGCCGGCCCAATACAGGACATGGAGAAGGCCGCGCAGACGTTCGGGATCTTCGTGTCGGTGATGATCCCGGTGGTGCTGGTGCTGGTGTGGTGGATCGTCTGGGCCTCGGTCGGCCACGCGCTGGCCCCGTTCGCGCTGATGCGCCGCGAGCTGTCACAGATCACCGGCGGGGCGATGAACCGGCGGGTGACCGTCCCCGACACCGATGATGAGGTCGCCGAACTGGCCAAGGCCATCAACGTCACCCT contains these protein-coding regions:
- a CDS encoding PP2C family protein-serine/threonine phosphatase, which translates into the protein MLQRLVHLLPPRVRAFLRRIPVLVRLYQWLRRGGLTRDRYIFAALALVAVCLGLSATWSEAWAPAGGLVLTVLAGGLLLKVRSLGVLLGVVAVMLGYDMWRLGMATVGPGMVATLVITAVLALSLARTRQQLGVQGLRGEYMLLELRDRLRKQGEMPPLPAGWGAQVVLLQAGGSSFGGDFVVSACDGKTLEVALVDVSGKGVDAGTRALMLSGAFGGLLGSVQPDRFLSSCNDYLHRQHWDEGFVTAVHLVLDLTTGEYAVESAGHPPTAQFDSTVGTWQVSSARGMVLGVVPELRCEAERGTLRSGDALLLYTDGLVEAPGQDLDTGIGRLLTEAERLVPQGFGEGAKELVETMAATRDDDCALVLIWRR